A genomic region of Sarcophilus harrisii chromosome 6, mSarHar1.11, whole genome shotgun sequence contains the following coding sequences:
- the CYTL1 gene encoding cytokine-like protein 1: MKLYFALMVLLSISLLATSAPPTCYSRMLNLSKEIMDSFNALQNEEPLEPCVEGLPKLYLDIHNYCVLAKLRDFVASPKCRKVARVGALKDQVRKLYTIMNSFCRRDLVFLSDDCEVLENPLQAPTTVRTQVRSESKEAPRGIPITPAGKTSTG; the protein is encoded by the exons ATGAAGCTGTACTTTGCCTTGATGGTGCTTCTCTCCATTTCACTGTTGGCTACTTCAGCTCCTCCAACTTGCTACTCAAGGATGCTAAACCTAAGCAAAGAAATCATGGATTCCTTTAATGCTCTGCAGAATGAGGAGCCCTTG GAGCCCTGTGTGGAGGGACTGCCAAAACTTTACTTGGATATACAT AATTACTGCGTGCTGGCCAAACTACGGGACTTTGTGGCGTCGCCCAAGTGTCGGAAAGTCGCTCGAGTCGGGGCCCTGAAGGACCAGGTGCGGAAGCTGTACACCATCATGAACTCGTTCTGCAGGCGG GACTTGGTGTTTTTGTCTGATGACTGTGAGGTCCTGGAAAACCCCCTCCAAGCTCCCACAACCGTGAGAACCCAAGTGAGGTCAGAGTCGAAAGAAGCGCCCAGGGGGATTCCAATTACCCCTGCTGGCAAAACCTCAACTGGTTAA